One part of the Lotus japonicus ecotype B-129 chromosome 2, LjGifu_v1.2 genome encodes these proteins:
- the LOC130740337 gene encoding plant intracellular Ras-group-related LRR protein 4-like: MESWSSVDGVVEEIMRIHRSLPARPAIDEVEAANGLIVNVEKEDQVRLESIARQSKGPDVPDELFMILQEMQKNMLYFQSKEQRREAMKLLDLENVHSLFDELIQRASMCVANPSTSTSSKKSYYNGSASTVSPSLSKNSASASTSASRGGFDRPPPPASVASSSLMQAERKPSKSSELVTRDDSYVSKSKSTFYSNGYGIEPSIPTKAQILDSSFKPTTTSGKDGDKLSLIKLASLIEVSAKKGTRDLKLQNKLLDQVDWLPDSLGKLSSLVTLDLSENRIVALPSTIGGLSSLTRLDLHTNRIQELPDSIGNLLNLVYLDLRGNQLPSLPASFGRLIRLEEVDLSANQLAVLPDTIGSLVSLQILNVETNDIEEIPHSIGNCSSLRELHADYNRLKALPEAVGKIQSLEVLSVRYNNIKQLPTTMSSLTSLKELDVSFNELESVPESLCFATSLVRMNIGNNFADMRNLPRSIGNLEMLEELDISNNQIRVLPESFKLLTNLRVLRVEENPLEVPPRDIAEKGAQAVVQYMVELGEKKDVKPQKPLKQKKSWAQICFFSKSNKRKRGVDYVKT; encoded by the exons ATGGAGTCTTGGTCGTCGGTGGATGGGGTGGTGGAGGAGATAATGAGGATTCATAGATCTTTGCCGGCGAGGCCTGCGATTGATGAGGTTGAAGCGGCGAATGGTTTGATTGTGAATGTTGAGAAGGAGGATCAGGTGAGGCTTGAATCCATTGCGAGACAGAGCAAGGGTCCTGATGTGCCTGATGAGCTTTTCATGATCTTGCAAGAGATGCAGAAGAACATGTTGTATTTCCAGAGTAAGGAGCAGAGGAGGGAGGCTATGAAACTTCTTGATCTTGAGAATGTCCATTCACTGTTTGATGAATTGATTCAGAGAGCTTCCATGTGTGTTGCCAATCCCTCCACAAGTACTTCTAGCAAAAAAAGTTACTACAATGGCTCTGCTTCCACGGTTTCGCCTAGCTTGTCGAAGAATTCGGCTTCTGCTTCTACTTCTGCTTCTAGGGGTGGTTTTGATAGGCCTCCACCTCCTGCATCTGTTGCTTCTTCCAGCTTGATGCAAGCGGAGAGGAAACCTTCCAAGAGTTCAGAGTTGGTTACTAGAGATGATAGTTATGTGAGTAAGTCCAAGTCCACATTCTACTCCAACGGGTATGGAATTGAACCCAGCATCCCCACCAAAGCTCAGATATTGGATTCATCATTCAAACCCACAACTACCTCAG GTAAAGATGGTGATAAGTTAAGTTTGATTAAACTTGCTAGCTTAATTGAAGTTTCTGCGAAGAAAGGCACTCGTGATCTGAAACTACAGAACAAGCTATTGGATCAAGTTGATTGGCTACCTGATTCATTAGGAAAGTTATCAAGCTTGGTCACCCTTGATTTATCAGAGAATCGGATTGTGGCCTTACCTTCCACAATTGGAGGCCTTTCATCATTGACCAGATTGGATTTGCATACCAATAGGATCCAGGAGCTCCCTGATTCTATTGGAAATCTTCTCAATCTAGTCTATCTAGATCTGCGGGGAAACCAGTTACCATCTCTGCCTGCATCTTTTGGCAGATTGATACGTCTTGAGGAGGTTGATTTGAGTGCAAATCAGCTTGCTGTGCTTCCTGACACTATAGGCTCACTTGTTAGCCTACAAATATTGAATGTGGAAACAAATGATATAGAAGAGATTCCACATTCTATTGGTAATTGTTCTTCCCTTAGAGAGCTTCATGCTGACTATAACCGACTTAAGGCCTTACCAGAAGCTGTAGGGAAGATTCAGAGCCTGGAGGTTTTGTCCGTGCGGTACAATAACATCAAACAACTACCCACAACAATGTCATCTCTAACAAGCCTGAAGGAACTTGATGTAAGTTTCAATGAGCTCGAGTCAGTGCCTGAGAGCTTGTGTTTTGCTACCTCCCTTGTCAGGATGAACATAGGGAACAATTTTGCTGACATGCGAAACTTACCACGATCCATTGGGAACCTAGAAATGCTTGAGGAATTGGATATCAGCAATAACCAGATACGTGTCCTTCCTGAATCATTTAAGTTGCTCACAAATCTTCGTGTCCTGCGAGTGGAAGAGAATCCTCTTGAAGTTCCACCAAGAGATATAGCTGAGAAGGGAGCACAG GCTGTTGTTCAGTACATGGTTGAGCTTGGGGAGAAGAAGGATGTTAAACCACAAAAGCCACTAAAGCAGAAAAAGAGTTGGGCTCAGATATGCTTCTTTTCAAAGTCTAACAAAAGAAAGCGCGGCGTTGACTATGTGAAAACCTGA